In a genomic window of Nostoc sp. UHCC 0870:
- a CDS encoding ABC transporter substrate-binding protein translates to MGRLSKFNAIRRRQLPVLLGFILGIVAIAVASCVQTQLLAKPVTASQIILSSPVEPNTFNPQLMEQGGGILIFLYEGLIYENGQGEIQPALAKSWDISEDQKHIIFTLRKGLQWSDGKPLNADDVVFTYQDIYTNPAIPSYAKDFLEIGETRSFPKVRKLDNWRVEFTLPQPFAPFLRTTKLEILPAHILRDSIIKKDSAGRPLFLSTWGTDTPPNQIISNGAYKLESYVPGERITFRKNPYYWRKDSQNHTQPYIDRIIISTVNNNDTALIQFRSGGLDFIHVNPSYFSLLKQEEKRGKFTIYNGGSQPGTTAIMFNLNTGVRNGQPLVNPIKSRWFNTVAFRQAVAYSINRQGMLNNLFAGVGSLQNSPIAEQSPYYLAPTAGLPVYDYNPQKAKTLLLKAGFRYNNQSELFDSDGNRVRFTINVNVSNKMLQNMASLIQENLSQIGIQVDVNLIPVGLIVDKLANRFDWDCQIIDGFPMSIEPHEAANIWSTKGNWHFFNRQPQAGQVPITGQQVADWEQKIADLYIQGAAANEADRKQIYAETQRLSQEYLPLIYLVNSLSIVSVRNRIQGVRHSALKGTFWNVYELKINSL, encoded by the coding sequence ATGGGAAGATTGAGCAAATTTAATGCTATCCGCCGTCGGCAATTGCCAGTTCTACTAGGATTTATCTTGGGGATTGTGGCGATCGCTGTAGCTAGTTGTGTGCAAACTCAGTTATTAGCTAAACCCGTAACCGCATCTCAAATCATTCTTAGTAGCCCTGTCGAACCCAACACCTTTAATCCTCAGCTAATGGAGCAGGGAGGAGGTATTTTAATTTTCCTCTATGAAGGACTAATTTATGAAAATGGTCAAGGAGAAATTCAACCAGCGTTAGCTAAGTCATGGGATATTTCTGAAGACCAAAAGCACATTATTTTTACACTCAGGAAAGGACTGCAATGGTCAGATGGTAAACCTCTAAATGCTGATGATGTGGTGTTTACTTATCAAGATATTTACACAAATCCTGCTATTCCTTCCTATGCCAAAGATTTTTTAGAAATAGGCGAAACTCGCAGCTTTCCTAAAGTGAGAAAGCTGGATAATTGGCGCGTTGAGTTTACCCTACCACAACCTTTTGCTCCCTTTCTTCGCACAACCAAACTAGAAATTTTACCTGCTCATATACTGCGAGACAGTATCATCAAAAAGGACTCCGCAGGTAGGCCACTATTTCTCTCAACCTGGGGTACAGATACTCCACCCAATCAAATTATCAGCAACGGTGCTTATAAATTGGAGTCTTATGTTCCAGGTGAGCGAATAACTTTTCGCAAAAATCCCTATTACTGGCGGAAAGATTCTCAAAATCATACTCAGCCCTATATTGACCGTATAATTATCAGTACGGTCAATAATAATGATACGGCATTAATTCAATTTCGTTCTGGAGGTCTTGATTTTATTCATGTCAATCCTAGTTATTTTTCCTTATTAAAACAAGAAGAAAAAAGAGGTAAATTCACAATCTATAACGGTGGTTCTCAGCCAGGAACTACAGCAATAATGTTTAATTTAAATACCGGGGTGAGAAATGGTCAGCCTTTAGTTAATCCAATAAAATCTCGCTGGTTCAATACAGTAGCATTCCGCCAAGCTGTTGCATATAGTATCAATCGCCAGGGTATGCTCAACAACCTATTTGCAGGGGTAGGATCGCTGCAAAATTCGCCCATTGCAGAACAGAGTCCTTACTATCTTGCTCCAACAGCAGGTTTACCAGTCTACGACTATAACCCCCAAAAGGCAAAAACATTACTTCTCAAAGCAGGCTTTCGATACAACAATCAAAGTGAGTTATTTGATAGTGATGGGAATCGCGTCCGGTTTACCATCAACGTCAATGTCAGTAATAAGATGTTGCAGAATATGGCCTCTTTGATTCAAGAAAATTTAAGCCAAATCGGAATTCAGGTAGATGTGAATTTGATTCCCGTGGGATTGATTGTAGACAAATTAGCAAATCGTTTTGATTGGGATTGTCAGATTATTGATGGTTTTCCCATGTCCATAGAACCTCACGAAGCAGCAAATATTTGGTCTACTAAAGGGAATTGGCATTTTTTTAATCGTCAACCCCAAGCTGGACAAGTACCAATTACTGGACAACAGGTAGCAGATTGGGAACAAAAGATTGCTGATCTCTACATTCAAGGTGCAGCAGCAAATGAAGCAGATCGAAAACAAATTTATGCAGAAACTCAAAGGCTGAGTCAGGAATATCTACCGCTTATTTATCTTGTGAACTCTTTATCAATAGTGTCTGTACGCAACCGGATTCAAGGTGTGAGACATTCCGCTTTAAAAGGAACATTTTGGAATGTTTATGAACTAAAAATCAATTCCTTGTAG
- a CDS encoding amino acid adenylation domain-containing protein, translating to MAYLIQQILEISANNYPDKEAVIYKNKSITYQELDQLSNQFARFLNDAGIGKGDRVGICLNKSIEAVATIYGILKAGATYVPIDPLAPIKRLRFLIADCELKALVTTQTKLTSLYQDAVDNFSQYLQCVILEDKSTLGNESESFPTKVVTWEEVLRSPDTPLSLTGVIDQDLATIIYTSGSTGQPKGVMISHQAALTSINCLCEGFNVQPSDRVSGLFPIYFIGSFFDIFMPIKAGATLVLVPPELSVLPVELSKFTENQRITIWSSVSSLLTQLVLRGNLDKYKLPDLRIIIFGGEIFPQKYLRDMMKAIPQASYYQLYGSTEAFPRTYYLLDQSSPELPKIPIGKAFNNIDLFVVNEKNQIVNPGESGELCMRGSSLMKGYWKMPEKTKEALVPYVFNPHLGEEIVFRTGDIVQQDIDDNYIYVGRSDHQIKSRGYRIELGEIESILYSHPDVEEAVVLAIPDEQISNRIDAIVVIKEGSNLKQNELQYFCAERIPKYMIPENIEFRSTSLPKTPTGKSDRNLLRTAAIENNSKVLKTV from the coding sequence ATGGCATATTTAATCCAACAAATTTTAGAAATAAGTGCAAATAATTATCCAGATAAGGAAGCTGTAATCTATAAGAATAAAAGCATAACTTATCAGGAGCTAGATCAGCTTTCTAATCAGTTCGCTCGTTTTCTAAACGATGCTGGCATAGGTAAGGGCGATCGCGTCGGTATTTGTCTCAACAAATCTATCGAAGCAGTTGCAACTATTTACGGCATACTGAAAGCTGGTGCTACCTATGTTCCTATAGATCCATTAGCTCCCATCAAGCGGCTGAGATTCTTAATTGCAGATTGTGAGCTAAAAGCTCTGGTGACTACTCAGACAAAGCTGACTAGCCTCTATCAAGACGCAGTAGATAATTTTTCCCAATATTTACAATGCGTCATTCTCGAAGATAAAAGTACGCTAGGCAATGAAAGTGAGTCTTTCCCAACAAAAGTAGTTACATGGGAGGAAGTATTGCGATCGCCTGACACTCCCTTATCACTAACAGGTGTTATTGACCAAGATTTAGCCACTATCATATACACTTCAGGCTCAACAGGCCAACCGAAAGGCGTAATGATTAGTCATCAAGCTGCTCTGACTTCTATTAACTGCTTGTGTGAAGGTTTTAATGTGCAGCCTAGCGATCGCGTATCAGGTCTGTTTCCTATCTATTTTATCGGCTCATTTTTTGATATTTTCATGCCAATTAAGGCAGGAGCTACACTAGTTTTAGTTCCTCCAGAACTCTCAGTGTTACCAGTAGAATTAAGCAAGTTTACTGAAAATCAACGCATCACAATTTGGTCTTCAGTCTCATCATTGCTCACCCAACTTGTACTCCGGGGAAATTTAGACAAGTATAAACTACCAGATTTGAGAATAATTATATTTGGTGGCGAGATATTCCCCCAAAAATACCTACGTGATATGATGAAAGCCATTCCCCAGGCTAGTTATTATCAACTCTATGGTTCTACAGAAGCATTCCCTCGTACCTATTATTTACTTGATCAAAGTTCTCCAGAACTGCCAAAAATTCCCATTGGTAAAGCCTTTAATAATATTGATTTATTTGTGGTGAATGAAAAAAATCAAATTGTTAATCCAGGGGAAAGTGGGGAACTTTGTATGCGGGGTTCATCACTCATGAAAGGATACTGGAAAATGCCTGAAAAAACCAAAGAGGCTCTAGTTCCCTATGTATTTAATCCTCACCTAGGTGAAGAAATTGTCTTCCGTACTGGCGATATAGTTCAACAAGATATAGATGATAACTATATCTATGTAGGTCGGAGTGACCACCAAATCAAAAGCCGGGGATACCGGATTGAACTAGGAGAAATCGAGAGTATCCTTTACAGCCATCCAGATGTTGAAGAAGCAGTAGTTCTTGCTATTCCTGACGAGCAAATCAGCAATCGTATTGACGCTATAGTTGTCATCAAAGAAGGTAGTAACCTGAAACAGAACGAGTTGCAATATTTTTGTGCAGAGCGTATTCCTAAATACATGATTCCTGAGAATATTGAGTTTCGTAGTACCTCTTTACCTAAAACACCCACAGGCAAAAGTGATAGAAATTTACTACGCACAGCAGCAATTGAGAACAATTCAAAAGTATTAAAAACAGTTTGA
- a CDS encoding acyl carrier protein, translating into MPINNYTDAEIEQIIKEHIVQKFMYNRPDATLSNDIPLILEGIIDSMSLFKLANFLEEKFGFTFNPDEFSTENFETVNAVKSLVIKKM; encoded by the coding sequence ATGCCTATAAACAACTACACCGATGCAGAGATTGAACAAATAATTAAAGAACATATTGTGCAGAAGTTTATGTACAATCGCCCTGATGCCACTTTGTCAAATGATATCCCCTTAATTTTGGAAGGTATTATTGACTCAATGAGTCTTTTTAAGCTGGCTAATTTCTTGGAAGAGAAATTTGGTTTTACTTTCAATCCAGATGAATTTTCAACAGAGAACTTTGAAACAGTTAACGCTGTCAAGTCTTTGGTTATAAAAAAAATGTAA